Proteins encoded together in one Bradyrhizobium sp. PSBB068 window:
- a CDS encoding ABC transporter substrate-binding protein: MGAASFSFPAPAIAQSEPIKIGCLAAITGPSSAPTVGFNRGVNFAVDAINGAGGVKGRKIELVMRDTQGDPTKAVNATQELISQAKVHAIWGPLNSGEALATTPIMARAKMPDLHPCVVETLIDPVKYPNAFRIAPSNSQWDDAVRNYCLKILKARKVAVIGDTTGYGVTAVGASVAAFKKDGAEVVYQANVDSTQPDMTPDMLRAKNAGAEAIVVWSVSTGMEARMFNTRAAMNWDVPFVGHPSMASGELASLVAKPENWKKVYAIGYKSCSYDSAGKLPPKSEDLVARLTKANVALNDTLLWWIAGGIDCIELIAKAVAESGSTDSAGIIKYWNSLSTYPGYFGNYRFSPTEHNGYLTEEIVMSESSTAKNGTFALAPGYT, translated from the coding sequence TTGGGCGCCGCATCATTTTCCTTCCCGGCGCCTGCCATCGCACAATCGGAGCCGATCAAGATCGGCTGTCTCGCGGCGATCACCGGCCCGAGCTCGGCGCCGACCGTCGGCTTCAACCGCGGCGTGAATTTCGCGGTCGATGCCATCAACGGCGCCGGCGGCGTCAAGGGCCGCAAGATCGAGCTTGTCATGCGCGACACCCAGGGCGATCCGACCAAGGCAGTCAACGCCACGCAGGAGCTGATCAGCCAGGCCAAGGTCCATGCGATCTGGGGGCCGCTGAATTCCGGCGAAGCGTTGGCGACGACCCCGATCATGGCGCGCGCCAAAATGCCCGACCTGCACCCCTGCGTGGTCGAGACCCTGATCGATCCGGTGAAGTACCCCAATGCGTTTCGCATCGCGCCGTCGAACAGTCAGTGGGACGATGCCGTGCGCAATTATTGCCTCAAGATCCTCAAGGCCAGGAAGGTTGCCGTGATCGGCGACACCACCGGCTATGGCGTCACCGCGGTCGGTGCCTCCGTCGCGGCGTTCAAGAAGGACGGCGCTGAAGTCGTGTATCAGGCCAATGTCGATTCCACGCAGCCCGACATGACGCCGGACATGCTGCGCGCCAAGAACGCCGGCGCCGAGGCGATCGTGGTGTGGAGCGTCTCGACCGGGATGGAGGCACGGATGTTCAACACCCGCGCCGCGATGAACTGGGACGTTCCGTTCGTCGGCCATCCCTCGATGGCATCGGGCGAACTCGCGAGCCTGGTCGCCAAGCCGGAGAACTGGAAGAAGGTCTATGCGATCGGCTACAAGAGCTGCAGCTATGACAGCGCCGGCAAGCTGCCGCCGAAGAGCGAGGACCTGGTCGCGCGGCTGACCAAGGCCAATGTCGCGCTGAACGATACGCTGCTGTGGTGGATTGCTGGCGGTATCGATTGCATCGAATTGATCGCCAAGGCGGTCGCGGAGAGCGGCTCGACCGATAGCGCCGGGATCATCAAATACTGGAACTCGCTGTCGACCTATCCCGGCTATTTCGGCAATTATCGCTTCTCTCCGACCGAGCATAACGGCTATCTGACCGAAGAGATCGTGATGTCGGAATCGAGCACCGCGAAGAACGGCACCTTCGCGCTGGCGCCGGGGTATACATAG
- a CDS encoding hydroxyacid dehydrogenase, with protein sequence MKVLLAHTPQMRRDYYGERSLNGLRAVADVRLHDGDEALDAAALVEAAADVDIIVADRMTQGPGEIFPRLPKLRAFVRCAVDIRNIDVAAASAAGVLVTQASAGFIQSVAELALGFMVDLSRGVSRATAAYHAGGAPEVVMGRQLAGSTIGIIGYGSIGRYLAGIARVLDMNVLVADPFATIDDPAIAHLPLDDLLARADYVVCLAIANAQTENLIGKAALARMQKHAFFINLSRGNLVDEVALAAALRAGGIAGAALDVGRAPDQMPSPELAELRNVIATPHVGGLTPQAIEHQSSETVRQVAKIAAGEVPVGAVNAEHWTRRPRL encoded by the coding sequence GTGAAGGTGCTTCTCGCCCACACCCCGCAGATGCGCCGCGACTATTACGGCGAGCGCAGCCTGAACGGCCTGCGCGCGGTCGCCGACGTCAGGCTGCACGACGGGGACGAGGCGCTCGACGCGGCGGCATTGGTCGAGGCTGCGGCCGATGTCGATATCATCGTCGCCGATCGCATGACCCAGGGACCCGGCGAGATCTTTCCCCGGCTTCCGAAACTGCGCGCCTTCGTGCGCTGTGCGGTCGATATCCGCAACATCGACGTTGCGGCAGCATCGGCCGCCGGCGTGCTGGTGACGCAGGCGAGCGCCGGCTTCATTCAGTCGGTCGCCGAGCTTGCGCTCGGCTTCATGGTCGATCTGTCGCGCGGCGTCTCCCGCGCCACCGCCGCGTATCACGCGGGCGGGGCGCCCGAAGTCGTGATGGGCCGCCAGCTGGCGGGCAGCACGATCGGCATCATCGGTTATGGCAGCATCGGGCGTTATCTTGCAGGGATCGCCAGGGTGCTCGACATGAACGTGCTGGTCGCCGATCCCTTTGCGACCATTGATGACCCCGCGATCGCGCATCTTCCGCTCGACGACCTGCTGGCGCGCGCCGACTATGTCGTCTGCCTTGCGATCGCCAATGCGCAGACCGAGAACCTGATCGGGAAGGCCGCCTTGGCGCGGATGCAGAAACACGCGTTCTTCATCAACCTGTCGCGCGGCAATCTCGTCGACGAGGTGGCGCTGGCGGCTGCGTTGCGCGCTGGCGGCATTGCCGGCGCCGCACTGGATGTCGGCCGCGCGCCCGACCAGATGCCGTCGCCGGAACTCGCGGAGCTGCGCAATGTGATCGCAACGCCGCATGTCGGCGGCCTGACGCCGCAGGCGATCGAGCATCAGTCGTCGGAGACCGTGCGCCAGGTGGCGAAGATCGCCGCGGGCGAGGTGCCCGTCGGCGCCGTGAATGCCGAGCACTGGACGCGGCGGCCGCGGCTATGA
- a CDS encoding TRAP transporter large permease subunit: protein MSVAAIATRSSPDRITAPLLAVSDAIAAILLAADLLVVCVSVLARFLFNAPVEWSDDVARGLMVGSSFFGAASALARSENLGVAFFVDMLPQAVRRVVDAAGALLVTIIAGTVAFNAVKMGWLTTGQTSGSGLPLEWTFYPMGIGAAFMTVFAFETFCGRPLRDMLAGIVATAVVAGIYLAWDAFAPSSVPSSQTLMLIGFFLTLFGGLPIGFALALAALIFIWVEGTLPGVIFAQQMARGIDNFVLLAIPFFILVGYLMEANGMSVRLIELLQRAVGRMRGGLNVVMVMSMVLFSGISGSKMADVAAVGSVLIPAARRSRQNPGGAVALLAASAVMAETIPPCINLIILGFVANLSIGGLFVAGMLPAALMALALIAVSIIFGKRPEASGDAEPRATVSGLWTGAIASFGLIFMIFFGFKSGFATATEISAFAAVYAIAVGSLLFRELGMKSLAHCFVQSAVRSGLVLFIVAAAQSLAFILTLQQVPHAVGELMLAISGSHGVWLFMLLSILVLVVMGSVLEGAAALIIFGPLLLPVAVKLGIDPLHFGVVLVIAMGLGLFAPPLGLGLYGACLIGNVPIEQTIKPIALYLGLLLLCLLVIAFVPAISTALPHALGY from the coding sequence ATGTCGGTCGCCGCGATTGCGACGAGAAGCAGCCCCGATCGGATCACGGCGCCGCTGCTCGCCGTCAGTGACGCCATCGCCGCGATCCTGCTCGCCGCCGATCTCCTGGTGGTCTGCGTCTCGGTGCTGGCCCGCTTCCTGTTCAACGCGCCGGTCGAATGGTCCGACGACGTCGCCCGCGGCCTGATGGTCGGGTCGAGCTTCTTCGGCGCGGCCAGCGCGCTCGCACGCAGCGAGAATCTCGGCGTCGCCTTCTTCGTCGACATGCTGCCGCAAGCGGTGCGGCGGGTCGTCGACGCGGCCGGTGCACTGCTCGTCACCATCATCGCCGGCACCGTCGCGTTCAACGCCGTCAAGATGGGCTGGCTGACCACCGGGCAAACGTCCGGCTCCGGGCTGCCGCTGGAGTGGACGTTCTATCCGATGGGCATCGGTGCGGCGTTCATGACGGTGTTCGCCTTCGAGACGTTCTGCGGCCGGCCGTTGCGCGACATGCTGGCCGGCATCGTCGCCACGGCCGTCGTCGCCGGCATTTATCTCGCCTGGGATGCGTTTGCGCCGTCATCTGTGCCATCGTCGCAGACGCTGATGCTGATCGGCTTCTTCCTCACCTTGTTCGGCGGACTGCCGATCGGCTTTGCGCTGGCGCTGGCAGCATTGATCTTCATCTGGGTCGAGGGCACGCTGCCCGGCGTGATCTTCGCCCAGCAGATGGCGCGCGGCATCGACAATTTCGTGCTGCTGGCGATCCCGTTCTTCATCCTGGTCGGCTACCTGATGGAAGCCAACGGCATGTCGGTGCGGTTGATCGAGCTGTTGCAGCGCGCGGTCGGGCGGATGCGCGGCGGGCTCAATGTCGTGATGGTGATGTCGATGGTGCTGTTCTCCGGCATCTCGGGCTCCAAGATGGCCGACGTCGCAGCCGTCGGCTCGGTGCTGATCCCGGCGGCGCGCCGCTCGCGGCAGAACCCGGGCGGCGCGGTGGCGCTGCTCGCCGCTTCCGCTGTGATGGCGGAGACCATTCCGCCGTGCATCAACCTGATCATCCTCGGCTTCGTCGCCAATCTGTCGATCGGCGGCCTGTTCGTCGCCGGCATGCTGCCGGCCGCGCTGATGGCGCTGGCGCTGATCGCGGTGTCGATCATCTTCGGCAAGCGCCCTGAGGCGAGCGGCGACGCCGAGCCGCGGGCGACGGTCTCGGGCCTGTGGACCGGCGCGATCGCCTCGTTCGGGCTGATCTTCATGATCTTCTTCGGCTTCAAGAGCGGCTTTGCCACCGCGACCGAGATCTCGGCCTTCGCCGCGGTCTACGCCATTGCGGTCGGCAGCCTGCTGTTCCGCGAGCTCGGCATGAAGAGCCTCGCGCATTGCTTCGTGCAATCGGCCGTGCGATCCGGGCTGGTGCTGTTCATCGTCGCTGCCGCGCAGTCGCTCGCCTTCATCCTGACGCTGCAGCAGGTGCCGCACGCGGTCGGCGAGCTCATGCTGGCGATCTCGGGCAGCCATGGCGTCTGGCTGTTCATGCTGCTGTCGATCCTGGTGCTGGTGGTGATGGGCTCGGTGCTGGAAGGCGCCGCGGCGCTGATCATCTTCGGGCCGCTGCTGTTGCCGGTCGCCGTCAAGCTTGGCATCGATCCCTTGCATTTCGGCGTCGTGCTGGTCATCGCGATGGGGCTCGGGCTGTTTGCCCCGCCGCTTGGTCTTGGGCTCTACGGCGCCTGCCTGATCGGCAATGTGCCGATCGAGCAGACCATCAAGCCGATCGCACTCTATCTCGGCCTGCTGTTGCTGTGCCTGCTGGTGATCGCGTTCGTGCCCGCCATCAGCACGGCGCTGCCGCATGCGTTGGGCTATTAG
- a CDS encoding TRAP transporter substrate-binding protein — MTSMRVSRRILLRSSAAAAAWLVAAPAIIGRADAATMKMRCSSSLPNDPKYANGRVYYDNLVKTLKANGLGEQIDVTFFPDNQLGQEIDVINSVKLGVIDLMVSGSSISANLVPLVGTFDLGYLFTSYQQQTKAFDAGAAKPIEDALLKGAGIHIIGWAYNFGARSVLAKKPVKTPEDLAGLKIRTLPNPIITECLRLMGAAATPLAFGEIYTALQAGVLDGLEHDPPTILASKFYETAKHYALTQHIFSPLAVYFSDTTFNRMAPKLREGFLDAAKQAAADTRVHGLAVEKEALASLVEKGVTVVECDKEAFRKRVLPQTDNFIKARPEAKAVVDLIRATQA, encoded by the coding sequence ATGACGTCGATGCGCGTGAGCCGCCGTATTCTGTTGCGGTCATCGGCCGCTGCCGCAGCGTGGCTTGTCGCTGCGCCCGCCATCATCGGCCGCGCCGACGCCGCGACCATGAAAATGCGGTGCTCGTCGTCGCTGCCGAACGACCCCAAATACGCCAACGGCCGCGTCTACTACGACAACCTCGTCAAGACCCTGAAGGCCAACGGGCTCGGCGAGCAGATCGACGTCACCTTCTTTCCCGACAACCAGCTCGGCCAGGAGATCGATGTCATCAACTCGGTGAAGCTCGGGGTGATCGACCTGATGGTCTCGGGCTCGTCGATCTCGGCCAACCTCGTGCCGCTGGTCGGCACTTTCGACCTCGGCTACCTCTTCACCAGCTACCAGCAGCAGACCAAGGCGTTCGATGCCGGCGCGGCGAAGCCGATCGAGGATGCACTGCTGAAGGGCGCCGGCATCCACATCATCGGCTGGGCCTATAATTTCGGCGCGCGCAGCGTGCTGGCCAAGAAGCCGGTGAAGACGCCGGAAGATCTCGCCGGCTTGAAGATCCGGACGCTGCCCAACCCGATCATCACCGAATGCCTTCGGTTGATGGGGGCCGCGGCGACGCCGCTGGCGTTCGGCGAGATCTACACCGCATTGCAGGCGGGGGTGCTCGACGGCCTCGAGCACGATCCGCCGACCATCCTGGCCAGCAAGTTCTACGAGACCGCGAAACATTACGCGCTGACCCAGCACATCTTCTCGCCGCTCGCGGTCTATTTCAGCGACACCACCTTCAATCGCATGGCCCCCAAGCTGCGCGAAGGCTTTCTCGATGCGGCAAAGCAGGCCGCGGCGGACACCCGCGTGCATGGGCTCGCGGTGGAGAAGGAGGCGCTGGCGAGCCTGGTGGAGAAGGGCGTCACGGTGGTCGAGTGCGACAAGGAAGCGTTCCGCAAGCGCGTGCTGCCGCAGACCGACAATTTCATCAAGGCGCGGCCCGAGGCCAAGGCTGTCGTCGATCTGATCCGCGCCACCCAGGCCTGA